A single genomic interval of Gouania willdenowi chromosome 10, fGouWil2.1, whole genome shotgun sequence harbors:
- the LOC114471232 gene encoding protocadherin gamma-C5-like — MRCSGPRMTKTKGCRGWRWLALWWIHFFLLWRTTDGQTRYSIPEELKQGSVVGNLAKDLGLGLTEIFDRKLRVASEAGKQYFSVDAGKGELVVNDRIDREALCAQSASCVLPLQVVVDKPLQLHRVEVEIQDINDNSPKFPSPEIMLQIAESTAAGARFPLEIAQDQDVGVNSVRSYTLSKDELFSLKIKDVSGGRKVPELVLSKNLDREKKSAHILLLTAIDGGNPVKSGVSQININVLDINDNFPVFEKNLYKISVSENSARGASILKVTANDTDEGLNGDVEYSFGTHTADNVRSVFDIDSLTGEIHLIGTLDFESTSNYEIDVCARDKGTPRMEGHCTVQIEVADVNDNVPLIFLTSQPNSVPEDSVSGTVVALISARDRDSGQNGKVTLQTPKGSPFTLKPSFSDNYALVTNGALDRERFSVYDVELTATDMGSPPLSARKMIKVTITDINDNPPVFTQPSYNVYLKENGVPGSILYSVSASDEDFGENAKISYSILDSKVQDVSVSSYVYINSDNGSIYSMHSFDYEKLKVFQIQVQAKDQGSPSLSSNATVHVFILDQNDNAPAVIYPSSAVLGSLSHQRMPRSAKAGHLVTKVTAVDADSGHNAWMSYRVAAATDASLFTVSQYTGEVRTKRSVSEQDDSSQRLLIEIKDDGEPVQSSTVTVSILMEDGPHEPILELRQKAAEPSTKTGRITLYLILSLASVSVLSLVTFLILAVKCMKSSRSSGSCCMRRSDCEDYKNPNRNLQIQLNTDGPIKYVEVLGGDMMSQSQSFRSCMSPMSEYSDFTLIKPSSTTDFKEVISVLDASLPDSTWTFESQQVRSNQCILQVLV, encoded by the coding sequence ATGCGTTGTAGCGGACCGAGGATGACAAAGACAAAGGGATGCAGAGGATGGAGATGGCTGGCTCTTTGGTGgattcatttctttcttttatggAGAACAACAGACGGACAGACTCGGTACAGCATCCCAGAGGAACTAAAGCAGGGCTCTGTGGTTGGAAATCTAGCCAAAGATCTCGGTTTGGGACTGACAGAGATTTTTGACCGTAAGCTGCGTGTCGCCTCTGAGGCTGGTAAGCAGTATTTCAGCGTGGATGCGGGGAAGGGCGAGCTGGTGGTGAATGACAGGATAGACAGAGAGGCTTTGTGCGCACAAAGCGCGAGCTGCGTGCTGCCTCTGCAGGTAGTGGTTGATAAACCACTGCAACTGCACCGAGTAGAAGTAGAAATACAAGATATTAATGACAATTCGCCTAAATTTCCTTCCCCTGAAATAATGTTACAAATAGCTGAGTCTACAGCTGCAGGAGCTCGGTTTCCCCTGGAGATAGCACAGGATCAAGATGTCGGAGTGAATTCCGTGCGATCGTATACCTTGAGTAAAGATGagctttttagtttaaaaattaaAGATGTTTCTGGTGGAAGAAAAGTACCAGAGTTAGTTTTATCTAAAAACCTCgatagagaaaaaaagtctgCACATATCCTCCTTTTAACAGCTATTGATGGGGGGAACCCtgttaaatcaggggtgtcacagataaatattaatgttttgGATATTAATGATAATTTCCCTGTATTCGAGAAAAACTTGTATAAGATATCAGTGAGTGAAAACAGTGCGCGGGGTGCGTCCATCCTTAAAGTAACTGCAAATGACACAGACGAAGGTCTGAACGGAGATGTAGAATATTCATTTGGAACGCACACAGCAGATAATGTCCGATCAGTTTTTGACATTGATTCACTAACTGGGGAAATACATCTAATCGGAACATTAGACTTTGAATCCACTTCTAATTATGAAATAGATGTTTGTGCGAGGGACAAAGGGACGCCAAGGATGGAGGGACACTGCACTGTTCAAATTGAAGTGGCTGATGTTAATGACAATGTTCCACTCATATTTCTGACCTCGCAGCCAAACTCTGTACCTGAGGACTCAGTTAGTGGTACTGTTGTAGCTTTAATTAGTGCCAGAGACCGGGATTCAGGACAAAACGGTAAAGTGACGTTACAGACACCAAAAGGTTCACCATTTACACTAAAACCGTCTTTTTCTGATAATTATGCACTGGTTACAAATGGTGCTTTGGACCGAGAAAGGTTCTCAGTGTACGACGTTGAGCTTACAGCCACTGATATGGGTTCTCCCCCTCTGTCAGCCAGAAAAATGATTAAAGTCACCATTACTGACATTAATGACAACCCTCCTGTTTTCACACAGCCCTCCTATAATGTGTATTTAAAGGAGAACGGGGTACCAGGCTCTATACTGTACTCAGTATCAGCCAGTGATGAGGATTTTGGTGAAAACGCTAAGATCTCTTACTCCATCCTGGACTCTAAAGTGCAGGACGTCTCCGTCTCCTCGTACGTGTACATTAACTCAGATAACGGCAGCATCTACAGCATGCACTCGTTTGACTACGAGAAGCTGAAGGTGTTTCAGATTCAGGTCCAGGCAAAGGACCAGGGCTCTCCGTCTCTCAGCAGCAACGCCACCGTCCATGTTTTTATCCTGGACCAGAACGACAACGCCCCCGCTGTGATCTACCCCTCCTCCGCTGTCCTGGGCTCCCTCTCCCATCAGAGGATGCCCCGCTCTGCTAAAGCGGGTCACCTGGTTACCAAGGTGACGGCTGTGGATGCTGACTCTGGCCATAACGCCTGGATGTCGTACCGAGTGGCGGCGGCCACAGACGCCTCTCTGTTCACTGTCAGTCAGTACACAGGGGAGGTGAGGACTAAACGCTCTGTGTCAGAGCAGGACGACTCCTCTCAGAGGCTGCTCATAGAGATCAAGGACgatggagaacccgtccagtcCTCCACCGTCACCGTGTCCATCCTCATGGAGGATGGTCCCCACGAACCCATCTTAGAGCTCCGACAGAAAGCAGCCGAGCCCAGCACCAAGACGGGTAGAATCACCCTTTATCTGATCCTGTCTCTGGCCTCGGTGTCCGTGCTGTCTCTGGTGACTTTTCTCATCTTAGCGGTGAAATGCATGAAGAGCAGCAGGAGCAGTGGGAGCTGCTGCATGAGGAGGAGTGACTGTGAGGATTACAAGAACCCCAACAGGAACCTACAGATCCAGCTGAACACTGATGGACCTATAAAGTATGTGGAGGTCCTGGGAGGGGACATGATGTCTCAGAGTCAGTCCTTCAGGTCCTGCATGTCTCCAATGTCAGAGTACAGTGATTTCACCCTCATTAAACCCAGCAGCACCACAGACTTTAAGGAGGTCATCAGTGTTCTGGATGCGTCTTTACCTGACAGCACCTGGACCTTTGAGAGCCAGCAGGTGAGATCAAATCAGTGTATTTTGCAAGTATTAGTTTGA